CGACTTTTCCATATATATCAGGACGGTGGGCAGGATCTTCTCCATAGAGCGTCACCGAATCAAAAGCTGTACTTAAACGTTTGGCTGAATCATCCTTGGACAGATAATGAAAACGGCGGTTCGTTCTTTCAGGCGTACCTTCTCCTGCGAACTGTCTTTTCGGATCCTCCCCTTCACGCTTAAACGGAAAAACGCCCGCTGTATAAGGAAAGGAACCCGGAACATTCTCCCGATAAATCCATCGTAAAAGATCACCATGATCCTTGTAAGCTGGCAAGGAAATCTTCGGGATTCCCAAACCGGACAGAGAAATGGTTTTCAGCTGGGTGACAAGCTCTTTATCACGAATCTTCGTGACAAACTGATCGCCTTTGTATTGTTCTTTTAGAGATTCCCAGTTCTCCAGATGGTTCTTGGATTCTTTGGTCAGTTCTTCTTTCGTTTGCTCTTTTATCACTTGAAGAGCAGACGCTGTTTCTCCTTCTGTTTCCGGAAGAAGGGAGAGCACGCCATCGAGCTGGTAAAGCTTTGTCGCAATTACTGCCTGCTGCTCTGCTTTTTTATGATAATTCCGGACTGTATCGCTGATTTCACGCAGGTAATAGCGGCGTTCAGTTGGAATGATGACGTTTTGTTTTTTTACATCGGTCACCATTTCCAGAGAGGAATTCCACTCTTTTCCGGTTTTTTCACGGATGGTTTGAAGCAGCACCTGAAAAAGGGTATTCGTGCCCGGATCGTTAAATTGACTGGCAATCGTTCCGTAGACAGGCATTGCATCCAAATCCTGTTCAAACAGATTACGGCTGCGCTGGTATTGCTTTTGAACCTGGCGCTTTGCATCCTCGGAGCCTTTGCGCTCAAACTTATTGATCACAATCAGATCCGCGTAGTCAATCATGTCAATTTTTTCGAGCTGGGTTGGCGCTCCGTACTCGCTCGTCATCACATACATGGAAAGATCGCAAATATCCGTAATCCCCGCATCACCCTGGCCAATTCCGCTTGTTTCTACGACAATCAGATCATATCCCGCTGCCTTCACCACTGAGATAGCATCCTTTATAGCGAGGGACAGCTCGGATCTGGATTGCCTCGTTGCAAGGCTTCGCATAAATACTCTCGGATTAAAGATGGCATTCATACGGATCCGGTCTCCAAGAAGCGCTCCGCCCGTTTTTTGCTTTGTCGGATCAACGGATAGGATAGCAATCTTCATTTCCGGTATTTCATTGATAAAACGGCGGATCAATTCATCGGTTAAGGAGCTTTTACCGGCTCCGCCTGTTCCTGTGATTCCAATGACAGGTGCACTGGATTCGGTCTGATTCAGGCCGGCGATCAGCTGCTCGGCTGCCGCTGCCGCCTCGTCTTTTTCGTTTACACGCGCTTCCGCCAGCGTAATGAGTTTTGCCACCGCTGTCACACTTCCGCTTTTCAGTTCCTCAAGCTCATTTCCAAGCTTCACTACCGTTGGAAAATCACACTCTTCCAGCATTCGATTAATCATGCCCTGTAAGCCATTTTTCCGGCCATCCTCCGGTGAAAAAATCCTCGCAATCCCGTATTCGTGCAATTCTTTTATTTCCCGCGGAATAATGACACCGCCTCCTCCGCCATAGATCCGGATATGCGGTGCACCTTTTTCTTTCAATAAATCGAGCATGTATTTGAAATACTCGACATGACCGCCCTGATAGGAGGAAATCGCAATTCCTTGTGCATCTTCCTGAATCGCAGCATTCACCACTTCCTCTACAGATCGGTTATGGCCAAGGTGAATAACCTCGGCACCGCTTCCCTGCAAAATCCGCCTCATGATATTAATGGATGCATCATGTCCATCGAATAAACTTGAAGCTGTAACAAAACGTACGGCATGCTTTGGTTTGTAAATATGCATATTCCGTTTCCCCCTTCGTTTCACCGCCCATCCCCATGTGCGGCTTCACTCATTTAATTCCATTTAGAATCAGAGATGTCTGTGAAGCAATGTACTCATCAATTGAACAAAGCTTTTGGAGTGCCCACCGCCGGAATGCCCACATTTGCCCTTGAACGAAAATATTATGAGCCATTAGCGTTTTTTCGCTTTCACTTAAAGAAAAAGCATTGTTCTCCACGCAATTTTCTATGACATGCTCGAACATTCCGACCATTTCCACCTCTTTTTGCAGGACGTAAGGAAGTGCGTCCTTCGAAAGGGACTTAGCCTCCTGGTACATTACGAGAACCTCATCCTGCATATCATCAATGACGCGAAAATAGTTGGCAATGGCATGCTCCAGTCCTTCAATTGTTCCATTTCTTGGATTGATATCCTGCTCAAGGCGGTTCCGGACTTCATCGTAAATTGTGTCGCAAACGAGGTATAGAACGTCTTCCTTTTGCCGGATGTATTCATAAAGCGTTCCAATGCTGAAGCCCGCAGCTTTTGCAATCTCGCGGGTTGTGGTTCGATGAAAGCCCTTTTGCTTAAACAGGCTGACCGCTCCCTTGATCATTTGATCCCGTCTTTTTTTAATCAGCCGTTCATCTTTAACGGATGCCGGTACCTCTCTTCTCATTCGATCGGCCCCTTTGTTTCAAAATTGCCGCGACATTTTCAGAGCCTGGACGGACCAGAGAATAATCATTCCGCTCCAAGCCCGCCAAGCTGGTGGTTCATTGCTGCGATTGCAAAAAAATCAGGATGATATACGCACATAAATTCATCAAGTTCCTAACTGAATTGGCTGCTCCTGAATGCGGTGTGTTACTTCGTCAGCATTCTGGAGATAACAAGTCTTTGAATCTCCTGCGTTCCTTCGTAAATCTGCGTGATTTTTGCATCGCGCATGTAGCGTTCAACTGGATAATCCTTCGTATAGCCATAGCCGCCGAATACTTGAACCGCTTCTGTTGTCACCCTCATAGCCGCATCCCCTGCGAAAAGCTTTGACATAGCCGATTCCTTTCCATATGGAAGCCCTTCTGATTCAAGCCATGCTGCCTGATAGGTTAGAAGTCTGGCTGCTTCAACACTTGTTGCCATATCGGCAAGCTTAAAGCCGATTCCCTGCTGGGCAGCGATCGGTTTGCCAAACTGCTGGCGCTCTTTTGCGTAGCCGACAGAAGCATCCAGTGCCCCCTGTGCAATTCCGACTGCTTGGGCAGCGATTCCGTTTCTTCCCCCGTCAAGCGTCATCATGGCGATTTTGAAGCCTTCTCCTTCTTCGCCAAGCATGTTTTCCTTCGGTACACGGCAGTCTTCGAAGATGATTTCCGTTGTCGGTGATGAACGGATGCCCAGTTTCTTTTCTTTTTTTCCGACGGAGAAGCCAGGGAAGCTGCTCTCGACGATAAATGCTGTCGTTCCTTTATGTTTTTGATCCGCATCGGTTACGGCAAAAACGATATAAATGTCAGCGATTCCGCCGTTTGTAATAAAGATTTTGGACCCGTTCAGCACGTAGTGATCTCCATCAAGCTTCGCATTCGTCTTCATCCCGCCTGCATCGGATCCTGATCCGGGTTCAGTTAAACCGTAGGCACCGATTTTTTCTCCTTGTGCCATCGGCTTTAAATATTTCTGTTTCTGTTCCTCTGTACCGAATTTATACACAGGCCATCCGGCAAGAGAGGTATGGGCTGACAGCGTAACACCTGTTGAGGCACAGACACGGGAGAGCTCCTCTACCGCAATCACGTACGCTAAATAATCGCTGCCGATTCCGCCGTACTCTTCCGGCCATGGAATTCCCGTCAGGCCAAGCTCCGCCATTTTGTCAAACAGAGCCCTGTCGAAGCGCTCTTCTTCATCGCGCTCAGCGGCCGTAGGCTCTACTTCCTTTTTGGCAAAATCGCGTACCATTTTCCGAATCATTTCATGTTCTTCTGATAGTTTAAATTGCATGTTCCCATCCCCCATTTTCAGCTTGTTAAGTATTTAGAAATCACGATTCGCTGTATTTCACTTGTACCTTCATAAATTTCGCAGATTTTCGCATCGCGGAAGTACCGTTCGACCGGATATTCCTTTGTATAGCCGTAGCCGCCGAATATCTGGATGGCCTCGGTGCTTACGTCCATTGCCGTTCTAGATGCAAAAAGCTTGGCCATGGAAGCTTCTTTTCCGCATGGAATTCCTTTTTGCCTTAAAGATGCCGCCTGATAGATTAATAGCTTGGAGGCTTCAACGCTTGTAGCCATATCGGCAAGCTTAAAGCCGATTCCCTGCTGAGCGGAAATCGGTTTGCCGAATTGGTGTCTGCCTGCCGCGTATTCAACGGACTTCTCGAGAGCTGCTTCTGCTATTCCAAGCGATTGGGCAGCAATTCCAATCCGGCCGACATCCAGGTTGCCAAGGGCAATCTTAAAGCCATGCCCTTCCTCTCCAAGAAGGTTTTCAGCCGGTACAAGGCAATCTTCCATGGTAATCTGAACCGTTCTTGAACCGCTCAGGCCCATTTTGTGCTCATCCTTGCCGATGACAAACCCTTTCGTCCCTTTCTCCACGATAAAAGCGGATATCCCTTTGCTTCCTGCCGCCGGGCTCGTCGTAGCAAAAACAATATACACATCCGCCTCGCCGCCATTTGTGATAAACACCTTGGAACCGTTTAGAACGTAGTGGTCTCCTTTTAACACAGCCCTTGTCTTCAGGCTCGCAGCATCCGATCCTGAACCCGGTTCTGTCAGACAGAAGGCGCCCAAATATTCCCCTGAAGCGAGCTTCGGCACATAGTGCTGCTTCTGCTGCTCATTTCCATAATAAAAAATGGGGTTCGTTCCGACGGAGGTGTGAACGGAAAGAATGACTCCGATTGTTGCACTTACCTTTGAAAGCTCGTGAATCGCAATGATGTAGGAGGTGAAATCCATGCCCGCTCCCCCGTACTCTTCCGGAATCGGGATTCCCATGAACCCAAGCACCCCCATCTTATTTAGTACAGCTCTCGGAAATTCACCTTGTTCCATTTTTTCAATCACAGGCTCAATCTCCGTTTTGGCAAAGTCCTGCACCATTTTCCTCATCATGTTCTGCTCATCTGTAAAATGAAACTTCACCGCATGTCCCCCTTGATCAAGCGTATTCGTAAAAACCTCTGCCCGTTTTCTTGCCAAGCCAGCCTGCTTTTACATACTTCCTCAAAAGCGGACATGGGCGGTACTTATCATCACCGAAGCCTTCATGGAGCGTTTCCATGATATAAAGGCACGTGTCCAGACCGATAAAATCAGCGAGAGTCAGCGGCCCCATTGGATGGTTCATCCCGAGCTTCATCACTTCATCAATGGCCTCATGGCTAGCGACACCTTCGTACAGCGTATAGATGGCTTCGTTAATCATCGGCATTAAAATCCGGTTAGAGACGAACCCCGGGAAGTCATTTACCTCGACCGGCACCTTTTGAAGCTTTCGTGTCATTTCCTCCACTGCTGCATAAACCTCATCCTCTGTTGCAAGACCGCGGATAATTTCGACAAGCTTCATAACCGGTACCGGGTTCATAAAGTGCATCCCGATGACTTTGCCGGGCCGTTTTGTGGCAGCCGCGATTTCAGTAATAGGCAGTGAAGATGTGTTCGTCGCAAGGATCGCTGACTGCGGGGCGATTTCATCCAGCTGGGCGAAAATTTGCTTCTTTATTTCCATGTTTTCAATGGCTGCTTCAATGATGAGATCAGCCTCGCCGGCGCTTGAAATGGCGGTTGACCGCTCAATCCGGTTCAGTATTTCTTCCTTGTCTGCTCCGGTCATTCTTTCTTTATCTACCTGTCGCTGAAGGTTTTTTGCAATCCCTGCAAATCCCCGTTCCAGAAATTCTTCCTTTAAATCCTGCAAAATGACGCTGAATCCAGCCATAGCACAAACCTGGGCAATCCCTGAACCCATTTGGCCGGCTCCAATCACCATTACCTTTTTAATTTCCATTTTCCATCCCCCTATGAATATCATTGCTTACACGTGCACCATAATCGCATCGCCCTGGCCGCCGCCGCTGCAGATGGCTGCAACCCCAGTGCCACCGCCCCGTCGTTTGAGCTCATGAATAAGCGTTAAAAGGATGCGTGCTCCGCTTGCACCAATCGGATGCCCCAGTGCTACTGCCCCGCCGTTTACATTCACTTTTTCCGGATCCAAATCTGCCAGCTGATTGCTTGCAAGAGCCACAGCCGCAAACGCTTCGTTGATTTCAAACAAATCAATGTCCGCAGCCGTTTTGCCGGTCTTCTTTAGCAGTTCGTTGATGACAATACCCGGTGTTTTAGGAAAATCCTTTGCTTCCATTGCCACTGCAGTATGAGCAATGATTGTGGCTAATGGGGTTTTACCTTCTTTTTCAGCCCGCTCTTCACTCATCAGAACAAACGCTGTTGCTCCATCGTTTACGCCCGGCGCATTTCCCGCTGTGATCGTACCTTCATGGCCGAAAACCGGTTTGAGGCTTGAGAGTCTTTCAAGAGAAGTATCCGGACGCGGTGCCTCATCCTGATCCACGGTAATTGGGTCTCCTTTTCTCTGCGGAACACTGACCGGCACGATTTCTTCACTGAAAATTCCTTTTTTGATTGCTTCTGAAGCACGCTGATGGCTTCTCAGTGCCCACTCATCCTGGGACTCTCTTGTAATCTCTAAATCTCTTGCTGTTGAATTGCCGTACGTGCCCATATGCACCCCTTCAAAGCTGCATGTAAGGCCGTCGTGGACCATTAAATCCTTAACAGCCGCATCCCCCATCCGAAGCCCCCATCTTGCCTTCGGAACGATATATGGCGCATTTGACATAGATTCCATGCCGCCTGCGACAATGATTTCCTCGTCCCCTGCACGGATAATCTGATCGGCCATTGTTACGCTTCTTAATCCGGACGCACATACTTTATTCACGGTTTCTGTTTTTACTTCCCATGGGATGCCCGCATGGCGTGCTGCCTGTCTTGAAGGGATTTGTCCTTGCCCTCCCTGAAGAACATTTCCGAGAATCACTTCGCCGACATCTTCCGGACGGACTCCGCTTCTCTCAAGCGCTTCCTTCACGGCAATTCCGCCGAGCTCTGAAGCCGTTAAAGACTGAAGTGCTCCTCCAAACTTGCCAAAAGGTGTACGTGCTCCTCCAACGATTACCGTTTTTCCCATCATGTTTTCCTCCTCAAGTTTAGTAGCAAACGCTTACATTTAATAGCGACTGAACGCTCGCTCAGTTCAGTTAAAAAGGGACAGGCAGTACATACAGCACCGCCTTATCTCCCGTTTTTATGCAATTTCCTTCTTGACATCTCCAATGACCGATTTTTCAAGCAGCTCGGCTACATCGTAGGTGGATACCGTTTCTTCAACTTCCTTTGCCTTCGTCCCATCGCTGAGCATCGTCAGGCAGTAAGGACACCCGGAACTGATTACAGTTGGATTCACAGCAAGCGCCTGTTCGGTTCTTGCTACGTTGATGCGGGTTCCTGTATCCTCTTCCATCCACATCAAACCTCCGCCGGCTCCGCAGCACATTCCAGTTTCCCGCTTACGGGCCATTTCAACAAGCTTGACGCCCGGAATTGCTTTTAGAAGGTCCCTCGGTGCATCATACACATCATTGTAACGGCCGAGGTAGCAGGAATCATGGAAGGTAATCGTCTCCTTCACTTCATGAACCGGCTTAAGCCTGCCTTCTCTCACAAGCTTTGCAAGCAGCTCCGTATGATGATAAACCTCTGCATTCAGTCCAAAGTCCGGATACTCATTTTTAAAAATATTGTAGGCATGCGGATCGATCGTGACGATCTTCTTCACACCAATTTTCTCGAATTCATCAATGTTTTTCGTCGCCAGCTCCTGGAATAAAAACTCATTTCCAAGTCTTCTTGGCGTATCGCCTGAGTTTTTCTCCTTATTGCCGAGAATGGCAAACTTCACACCCGCTTCATTCATCAGCTTTGCAAAGGAAAGAGCAATTTTCTGGCTGCGGTTGTCGAAGGAGCCCATGGAACCTACCCAGAACAGGTATTCAAACTCTTCCTCCTGTTTTTGAAGCTCTTTCACCGTCGGGATGACCACATCCTCGCGCGCTTCACGCCAGTTTTCGCGTTCTTTCCGGTTTAGTCCCCATGGATTTCCCTGACGTTCAATGTTCGTCATCGCACGCTGTGCATCAGCATCAAGCTTACCCTCTGTCAAAACAAGATAGCGGCGAAGATCAATGATCTTATCCACATGTTCGTTCATGACTGGGCACTGATCCTCACAGTTCCGGCAAGTCGTACACGCCCAAATCTCTTCTTCCGTGATAACCTCGCCAATCAGGCTCGGATTGTACGCTGCAGCTGCGGCTGCCTCTTTGGAACCCTGACCTGCTGAAGCCATGGCCAGCTGATTCCCTTGTGTTTCAGCAAATGCGAAAGCCGGTACCCATGGTGTCTGGGACGTTACAGCTGCCCCCTTGTCTGTGAGGTGATCCCTTAAGCGCAAAATCAAATCCATTGGCGAAAGCATTTTTCCTGTACCGGTTGCCGGACACATGTTTGTGCACCTTCCGCATTCCACACAGGCATAAAGGTCAATCAGCTGAGACTGTTTAAAATCTTCTATTTTCCCAACCCCGAAGGATTCCTTTGATTCATCTTCAAAATCAATTTTTTCAAGCTTTGCAGGCGGTCCCACTCTGGAGAAGAATGTGTTGGCCGGCCCTGCGATTAAGTGGGCATGCTTGGATTGAGGAACGTATACAAGGAACGTCAGCAAAATCAGCAAATGCACCCACCAGGATACATAAAAAACAGCGATAGCGGCTGTTTCATTCATAAAGCCAAAAATGAACGCAAGCGATGAAGCAATCGGCTCTGTCCATGTCAGTTCGTGATCATGCCAAATGATGCCCATTGCATTACCGAGAAGCACGGAGATCATTAAGCCTCCGATAAAAATAAGGACAAGTCCCGCTTTAAAATTCCGCTTTAAACGGACAAGCTTTTCAATATAGCGTCTGTAGAACGCCCAGACGACGGCAGCAAGAATGACAAACGTCACAATTTCCTGGAAAAATGTAAAGCCGGGATAAAGCGGTCCAAGCGGCAGATGCGCCCCTGGAGACAGCCCTTTTATAATAAAATCAATCGCCCCAAACTGTACGAGGATAAACCCGTAAAAGAACATCACATGAATGATTCCGCTCTTCTTATCCTTCAGCAGTTTCTTCTGGCCAAAGACGTTTACCCAAATCCGGTCAAGCCGGTCCTTCCATTTCCCGTCAAACTCTTCTTTTCTGCCCATCCGGATATATGCGATCCGGGAACGGATTAAATGAACAAACAGCGCAACTGCGTAAGCGGTTACAAGCAAGAATGCAATCAGATTGATCCATAGCAGTATGCTCATTCTGTTTCCCCCTAACGTATGTGTATGTGGTTTCTCCCTTATCTCTTGAAAATTTAAAAACAAACAAATTTTCAGAAATTATCCCTATCTTCATCATAATTATGAATGAGCATTCAGTCAATCCTTTTCCCTTAATCTTTTTTCATAATTTTCCCTTACTCGTCCATGATAAGGGTACGTCTAATTTTTGAAAGAAGGAACCGCCATGGCCTTTTTTATCCTAATACTTCTTGCCCTGCTCATAACCGTTTGGATCCGCATTGACTTTTCCATCGCTTACAGCCGCCATGTGCGGAAGGCCGGGCTCCAGTCCTATCCGATCCGCAAGGGAGATATTCAGTTTTTTTCTGATGGACAGGAATTTTACACCCGCTATTTCAATGATTTGAAGCAGGCGTCTACTTGTATTTATGCAAGCTTTTACATTATAAAAAATGATGAGGAAATCAGTCAGAGCTTCTTAAAAATTTTAGGCCAAAAAGCAGAGGATGGCGTGAAGGTTTATTTGATGCTGGACCGGATTGGATCTGCCAAAGCCCCTAAAAAACTTTTAAAGCGAATTCAGGCTCAGGGAGTCGCGCTTGCCTATTCCCACAACCCTAAATTTCCATTTTTCTTCTTTACGCTGCTCGCCAGAAATCACCGGAAAATCACCGTTATCGATCATAAAACCGGCTACCTGGGCGGCTATAACATCGGAAAAGAATACATAGGAAAAAATCCAAAGCTCGGATACTGGCGCGATTACCATCTATCATTTACCGGAGCCGGGGTTCAGGACCTTGAGGAGCAGTTCCGCAAAGATTGGCGAAATGCAGGAGGAAGCTATTTAGACAAACCTAAATTCCCGGCAGGAGCAGACGGCAGCATTTCGTACCGGTTTGTTTCAACTTACGGCAAAGCCCTCGATGATCAGTTCCTTTCTTTTATCCATCGAGCCAAAAAAGAGCTGATTATTTGCTCGCCCTATTTTATCCCCGGTGCGAAGCTGCAGATTGAATTGCTTCGCGCCCTTGAAAGAGGGGTAAAAGTAAAAATCATCGTTCCCATGCGCTCTGATCACCTTTTTGTGAAAGAGGCTGCTTTTCCGTATTACGGGCCTTTGCTGAAAGCAGGTGCAGAGGTATACCGGTTTTATCTGGGGTTTTATCATGCCAAAATCATTATAGTCGATGACGATTTCATTGATATCGGAACCGCAAACTTTGATAAACGGAGCATGTATTTAAACGATGAAATGAACGCTTTAATCCAGGACAAAGCTTTTACAGCCAAAGTGAAGCGGAGTATTGTGAAGGATATTCACGATTCGGAACAGCTGTTATATGAAGACTACTTACAAAGACCGCTGTGGCAAAGAGCGAAAGAAAAAGCCGCGTCCGCTGTGTCCTTTTTCCTGTAAAGCACATGCGGTGAAAAGGAGAGAGAAATGAAAATACGGTTTGGTTATGTTGCAAACGCCCTTTCCCTCTGGGATTGCTCCCCCTCAAAAACGATGACCTTTGCAAGATATCAAAAGCTCGAAGAAAGTGAACGCAAAGAAGCTCTTTGCCGTGTCACGAAGCAAAACCTTGAGCATACACTGCGCATCATTCATTACAACATTGCGCACGAAATCCATCTTTACCGCTTTTCTTCGAGCCTCGTTCCGCTCGCCACTCATCCTGAAGTGAGCTGGGATTTCGTTGCGCCATTTAAGGATCAATTTAAAAAAATTGGCGAGCTGGTAAAGAAACATAAGATGCGGACAAGCTTTCACCCTAGCCAGTACACGCTGTTCACAAGCGATCGGCCATCCATCACGGAAAACTCAGTCAGAGACATGGAGTATCACTATGCGATGCTCGAAGCGATGGGGCTCGAAAAAGAAGGCTTGATCAACCTGCATGTTGGCGGAGCGTACGGAGATAAAACCGCATCGGCGGAGCGCTTTTTTGAAAACATTCAATCGCTCCCTTCTCCGGTTTTTTCGAGAATGACGCTTGAAAATGATGATAAAACCTATACGACGGAAGAAACCTTGCAAGTATGCGAAAAAGGCGGCACCCCGCTCATGTTCGATTATCATCACCATCAGGCAAATAAAAACGAAGGCGATCAAAAATTAGAGGATCTGCTTCCAAGATTTTTTGATACGTGGAAACAGACAGGACTTGCACCAAAGATCCATATCTCTTCACCCAAATCAGAAAAAGAATACCGCAGCCATTCAGATTATGTCGATCTTGAGTTTATTCGGCCGCTGCTCAAAATGCTGAAGGAATTTGACGTCGATGTGGATGTCATGATTGAAGCGAAGATGAAGGATTTGGCCCTGTTGAAGCTGATCGAGGAAATTTCAGCGATCCGCGGGGTGAAGCGTGTGGATGGGGGGAGTGTGGTTTGGTGATTGGGGGGTTGTGTGGGGGTTTATTTGTAGTGTGCGGTTGGTACTTGGATTGCGCGGGTTTGCACTTGGTTTGCGCGGGTTTGCACTTGGTTTGAGGCGCGGCTGGTACTTGGTGTACGCGGGTTTGCACTGACCCCCACTCTGCTAAAGCACTAAACCTCTGGCACCGCACCCTGTAAACTCTTACGTACCAAGGGATTGCAGCTCCCTTCCTCTGTCCCCCGATGCGGTGAAGCAGCGGGGGTCAGTGCAGTGCACTGACCCCCGCTCTGATAAAGCACTAAACCTCTGGCACCGCACCCTGTAAACTCTTACGTACCAAGGGATTGCAGCTCCCTTCCTCTGTCCCCTGATGCGGTGAAGCGGCGGGGGTCAGTGCAAAGTACAAAGCACAAAGCACAAAAACAAAGCACAAAAACAAAGTTCAAAAACAAAGCACAAAAACAAAGCACAAAAACAAAACCCCCACACCAAAAAGGTACGGGGGCCTAAACCTTACATCTTTTCCGGAGCCGATACTCCAATGAGCGTCAGGGCATTTTTCAATGTATGCTGAGTCGCTTTCATGAGAGCGAGACGGGCTTTGGATTTATCATCGTTTTCCGGGTCCAGCACTTTTTCTGCGTTGTAGAAGCTGTGCAGAGTAGAAGCCAGGTCGAAAATATAGTGGGTGATTTTATGCGGAATCCGTTTTTGGGCAGCGTCTGCCACGGTTTCCGGGAACTCGCCTAATTTTTTCAGCAGGTCGATTTCCTTTTCGGATAGGTCTGAACCGAGCACATTTTCACGGCCGTATGAAAGACCTTTTTCCTCGCCCTGGCGCAGCATGCTGCAAATGCGGGCATGCGCGTATTGTGCGTAGAATACAGGGTTTTCGTTGGATTTGGATACAGCGAGATCCATGTCAAAGTCCATGTGCGTGTCGGCACTTCTCATCGCGAAGAAGTAGCGGACTGCGTCAAGGCCGACCTCTTCCATCAAATCGCGCATCGTAACCGCTTTTCCGGTCCGTTTGCTCATTTTCATTTTCTCGCCGTCTTTGTAGAGATGAACGAGCTGAATGATTTCAACCTCAAGTGTGTCTTTTCCATAGCCAAGTGCTTCAATTGCCGCTTTCATGCGGGGAATGTAGCCATGGTGATCGGCACCCCAGATGTTGATGAGCTTTGTGAAGCCGCGGTCCAGCTTGTCCTTGTGATACGCAATGTCCGGAGTCAGGTAGGTATAAGAGCCGTCGTTTTT
The Metabacillus sp. FJAT-52054 genome window above contains:
- the icmF gene encoding fused isobutyryl-CoA mutase/GTPase IcmF, whose translation is MHIYKPKHAVRFVTASSLFDGHDASINIMRRILQGSGAEVIHLGHNRSVEEVVNAAIQEDAQGIAISSYQGGHVEYFKYMLDLLKEKGAPHIRIYGGGGGVIIPREIKELHEYGIARIFSPEDGRKNGLQGMINRMLEECDFPTVVKLGNELEELKSGSVTAVAKLITLAEARVNEKDEAAAAAEQLIAGLNQTESSAPVIGITGTGGAGKSSLTDELIRRFINEIPEMKIAILSVDPTKQKTGGALLGDRIRMNAIFNPRVFMRSLATRQSRSELSLAIKDAISVVKAAGYDLIVVETSGIGQGDAGITDICDLSMYVMTSEYGAPTQLEKIDMIDYADLIVINKFERKGSEDAKRQVQKQYQRSRNLFEQDLDAMPVYGTIASQFNDPGTNTLFQVLLQTIREKTGKEWNSSLEMVTDVKKQNVIIPTERRYYLREISDTVRNYHKKAEQQAVIATKLYQLDGVLSLLPETEGETASALQVIKEQTKEELTKESKNHLENWESLKEQYKGDQFVTKIRDKELVTQLKTISLSGLGIPKISLPAYKDHGDLLRWIYRENVPGSFPYTAGVFPFKREGEDPKRQFAGEGTPERTNRRFHYLSKDDSAKRLSTAFDSVTLYGEDPAHRPDIYGKVGESGVSICTLDDMKKLYAGFDLCAPSTSVSMTINGPAPIILAMFMNTAIQQQLDRKKEELGRELNEAEAAEIKAYTLQTVRGTVQADILKEDQGQNTCIFSTEFALKLMGDIQQYFIEEKVRNYYSVSISGYHIAEAGANPISQLAFTLANGFTYVEYYLSRGMNIDHFAPNLSFFFSNGLDPEYTVIGRVARRIWATVMRDKYGANERSQKLKYHIQTSGRSLHAQEIDFNDIRTTLQALMALHDNCNSLHTNAYDEAITTPTEESVRRAMAIQMIITKEHGLTKNENPLQGSFIIEELTDLVEAAVLEEFDRINERGGVLGAMETQYQRGKIQDESMHYEMKKHNGELPIIGVNTYLNPNPPSEEELDNMEIARASKEEKETQIQNLLAFQKRHEKEAEKALEKLQHTAMTNGNLFKELMNTVQYASLGQITAALYEAGGQYRRNM
- a CDS encoding TetR/AcrR family transcriptional regulator — translated: MRREVPASVKDERLIKKRRDQMIKGAVSLFKQKGFHRTTTREIAKAAGFSIGTLYEYIRQKEDVLYLVCDTIYDEVRNRLEQDINPRNGTIEGLEHAIANYFRVIDDMQDEVLVMYQEAKSLSKDALPYVLQKEVEMVGMFEHVIENCVENNAFSLSESEKTLMAHNIFVQGQMWAFRRWALQKLCSIDEYIASQTSLILNGIK
- a CDS encoding acyl-CoA dehydrogenase — its product is MQFKLSEEHEMIRKMVRDFAKKEVEPTAAERDEEERFDRALFDKMAELGLTGIPWPEEYGGIGSDYLAYVIAVEELSRVCASTGVTLSAHTSLAGWPVYKFGTEEQKQKYLKPMAQGEKIGAYGLTEPGSGSDAGGMKTNAKLDGDHYVLNGSKIFITNGGIADIYIVFAVTDADQKHKGTTAFIVESSFPGFSVGKKEKKLGIRSSPTTEIIFEDCRVPKENMLGEEGEGFKIAMMTLDGGRNGIAAQAVGIAQGALDASVGYAKERQQFGKPIAAQQGIGFKLADMATSVEAARLLTYQAAWLESEGLPYGKESAMSKLFAGDAAMRVTTEAVQVFGGYGYTKDYPVERYMRDAKITQIYEGTQEIQRLVISRMLTK
- a CDS encoding acyl-CoA dehydrogenase, which gives rise to MKFHFTDEQNMMRKMVQDFAKTEIEPVIEKMEQGEFPRAVLNKMGVLGFMGIPIPEEYGGAGMDFTSYIIAIHELSKVSATIGVILSVHTSVGTNPIFYYGNEQQKQHYVPKLASGEYLGAFCLTEPGSGSDAASLKTRAVLKGDHYVLNGSKVFITNGGEADVYIVFATTSPAAGSKGISAFIVEKGTKGFVIGKDEHKMGLSGSRTVQITMEDCLVPAENLLGEEGHGFKIALGNLDVGRIGIAAQSLGIAEAALEKSVEYAAGRHQFGKPISAQQGIGFKLADMATSVEASKLLIYQAASLRQKGIPCGKEASMAKLFASRTAMDVSTEAIQIFGGYGYTKEYPVERYFRDAKICEIYEGTSEIQRIVISKYLTS
- a CDS encoding 3-hydroxybutyryl-CoA dehydrogenase, which produces MEIKKVMVIGAGQMGSGIAQVCAMAGFSVILQDLKEEFLERGFAGIAKNLQRQVDKERMTGADKEEILNRIERSTAISSAGEADLIIEAAIENMEIKKQIFAQLDEIAPQSAILATNTSSLPITEIAAATKRPGKVIGMHFMNPVPVMKLVEIIRGLATEDEVYAAVEEMTRKLQKVPVEVNDFPGFVSNRILMPMINEAIYTLYEGVASHEAIDEVMKLGMNHPMGPLTLADFIGLDTCLYIMETLHEGFGDDKYRPCPLLRKYVKAGWLGKKTGRGFYEYA
- a CDS encoding acetyl-CoA C-acetyltransferase; this translates as MGKTVIVGGARTPFGKFGGALQSLTASELGGIAVKEALERSGVRPEDVGEVILGNVLQGGQGQIPSRQAARHAGIPWEVKTETVNKVCASGLRSVTMADQIIRAGDEEIIVAGGMESMSNAPYIVPKARWGLRMGDAAVKDLMVHDGLTCSFEGVHMGTYGNSTARDLEITRESQDEWALRSHQRASEAIKKGIFSEEIVPVSVPQRKGDPITVDQDEAPRPDTSLERLSSLKPVFGHEGTITAGNAPGVNDGATAFVLMSEERAEKEGKTPLATIIAHTAVAMEAKDFPKTPGIVINELLKKTGKTAADIDLFEINEAFAAVALASNQLADLDPEKVNVNGGAVALGHPIGASGARILLTLIHELKRRGGGTGVAAICSGGGQGDAIMVHV